From the Ipomoea triloba cultivar NCNSP0323 chromosome 8, ASM357664v1 genome, the window gcaagaataattttttttttatattatgatACAAGAATCATGTTTGTCGATCCAGAGTTCATTACACCAATTGGTTAATATAAAACCCGCATGGGTAGTTCAAGGACGTAGGATCAAGCCCTGACAATCGTAGTATGAAAATTTCACCATCTTGTGAGGTAGCTCATTGTGGACGCTGAGCATTGATCTTTTCACTTAATGGGTCACTAAATTACCATATGATTCACCATTCTCAAATCTAGTCGAGTTGGGTGTGTTATAATCCTTGAGgagttgaggtaaggaattttttattttttttgatgaaAAGAAATGcgtttttataattacaatgtGATATTGCATAGCATTATGGAATGATTTAGAAATTTATgatatcaaatcaaatatatggTACGACAAAGAACAATATAGAaactatgtatatatgtaattgatagACATTATTATTGCATGATACTTTCCAATTACTTTTAATTATGTAGATATTGCACCATAATGAAATGAAACTTTGATTAGAAATTTGGTAGAGGTGGTAGGAAATGTTCTCCATAGGTAAATAGTCtaaaacataaatttattttaagcaCTCCTCAATTAAACACTTAACTATATTAGTTTAAATTgaatttgatattatattttaatttatatatgaaaaacTCTTTCAGTACCGGTCAattcattctttttttaaacaattcaaattattttcgCCAGAAACACAACCCTTGCAATGGCTTTTAGTAGGCATGCCATAATGtgaaatatttgtaataaattgTAACCTAAAAGATATTCTTTTCTTTCATAAAACATTAGTATTCCATACTGCTAACATGTTGTATGGACTCTTACAGAGTAAAATTTTCACCATTTGTTCTGAAAATATTGTTCGTATTCATAgatcataaatttaattttattaatactttttctcttaatcTCTTGATTAAACTCGTCGTGATTTAATGAATGAACAACTGCACTTAAAACTCTCTTTCAACAGGCTGAATGGACCGACTATGGTCTCATATACCTTTTCTTTATTATTCCCCGAATGCCCAAACCGTGTCTACAACTTCATACTCAaactacccccccccccctcaccCCACCAATCAAAGAACAAATAAATTCTCAGTTTTCTCTCTACATCGAATTACAAACTTTCCCACATGAAGGCTATTCAAGAATCACTCttaacctttcttcttcttcttttcttggcTTTGCATTTCATCGCCGCCGTCGAATCTGCCACGCTTCCGATATCGGAGCAGTTCAGGGAGGCGCCGGAGTATTACAATTCCCAAGAATGCCCTTCCATAAACGGCGCCACCGATGAAGACAGCTACTACATATGCTCCGATGACGCAGTCCACGTGGCGATGACCCTCGACGCCGCCTACATTCGCGGATCAATGGCGGCCATCCTCTCCACGCTCCAACACTCCTCGTGTCCCCAAAACGCCGTGTTCCACTTCGTCGCCTCCGCCTCCGCGAACGCGTCGCGGCTACGCGCCACCATCCGCGCGTCGTTCCCGTACCTGAAGTTTCAGGTTTACCGTTTCGACGACTCCACCGTGGCGGGGCTAATCTCCACCTCCATCCGCTCCGCCCTCGACTGCCCTCTCAACTACGCGCGTAGCTACTTGGCCAACATCCTCCCGCTCTGCGTGCGGCGCGTGGTGTACCTCGACTCCGACCTCGTCCTCGTCGACGACATCGCCAAACTTGCCGCCACGCCGCTCGGCGGCGCCGCCGTGCTCGCCGCGCCGGAATACTGCAACGCGAATTTCACGGCCTATTTCACCCCGACATTCTGGTCAAACCCTTCACTCTCCTTAACCTTCGCGAACCGCCGGCCGTGCTATTTCAACACCGGCGTTATGGTGATCGATCTTGACCGGTGGAGAACAGGGGATTTCACGACCAAGATCGAAGAATGGATGGAACTCCAGAAAAGAATGAGAATTTACGAACTGGGTTCCTTGCCGCCTTTCCTCCTAGTCTTCGCCGGAAAAATTGCGCCGGTGGATCATCGGTGGAACCAACACGGGCTCGGCGGGGACAACTTTCGCGGGCTCTGCCGGGATCTCCATCCGGGTCCGGTGAGCCTATTGCATTGGAGC encodes:
- the LOC116026666 gene encoding probable galacturonosyltransferase-like 1; translation: MKAIQESLLTFLLLLFLALHFIAAVESATLPISEQFREAPEYYNSQECPSINGATDEDSYYICSDDAVHVAMTLDAAYIRGSMAAILSTLQHSSCPQNAVFHFVASASANASRLRATIRASFPYLKFQVYRFDDSTVAGLISTSIRSALDCPLNYARSYLANILPLCVRRVVYLDSDLVLVDDIAKLAATPLGGAAVLAAPEYCNANFTAYFTPTFWSNPSLSLTFANRRPCYFNTGVMVIDLDRWRTGDFTTKIEEWMELQKRMRIYELGSLPPFLLVFAGKIAPVDHRWNQHGLGGDNFRGLCRDLHPGPVSLLHWSGKGKPWVRLDASRPCPLDALWAPYDLLKPQFSFDS